Proteins found in one Micromonospora sp. WMMD1082 genomic segment:
- a CDS encoding SDR family oxidoreductase — protein MRYDLRGRTVLITGAARGIGAQLARAAAARGARVAVVGLEPRLLRQVAAELDGHWYECDVTDQAGLDDAVASTVQKYGGVDVVVANAGIANLGTVAGGPVDALVRTIEVNLTGVVRTVSAALPHLLAARGHVLIVSSAAAFAAMPGMAAYCASKAGVEQFGNVLRVENRRRGLTVGTAHPIWIDTDLVRDIRADLASFQAAQRRLPWPLNTVVSVERCAEALLRGIERRRRKVYVPRSIALVQALRPVVLSGFADALVDRFGGAELAEQMEVEVRRLGRSFGRTSVEEGGT, from the coding sequence ATGCGGTATGACCTTCGCGGCCGGACCGTCCTGATCACCGGCGCCGCCCGGGGCATCGGTGCTCAGCTGGCCCGTGCCGCCGCCGCCCGGGGCGCCCGGGTCGCCGTGGTCGGCCTGGAACCCAGGCTGTTGCGGCAGGTCGCCGCCGAGCTGGACGGGCACTGGTACGAGTGCGACGTCACCGACCAGGCGGGGCTGGACGACGCCGTCGCCTCGACCGTGCAGAAGTACGGCGGGGTCGACGTGGTGGTCGCCAACGCCGGCATCGCCAACCTCGGCACCGTCGCCGGCGGCCCGGTCGACGCGCTGGTCCGCACCATCGAGGTGAACCTGACCGGCGTGGTCCGCACGGTCAGCGCGGCGCTGCCGCACCTGCTCGCCGCCCGGGGCCACGTGCTGATCGTCTCGTCGGCCGCGGCCTTCGCCGCCATGCCGGGGATGGCCGCGTACTGCGCCTCGAAGGCGGGTGTCGAACAGTTCGGCAACGTGCTGCGCGTGGAGAACCGGCGGCGCGGGCTCACCGTCGGCACCGCCCACCCGATCTGGATCGACACCGACCTCGTCCGCGACATCCGCGCCGACCTCGCGTCGTTCCAGGCGGCGCAGCGCCGACTACCGTGGCCGCTGAACACCGTGGTCAGCGTCGAGCGGTGCGCCGAGGCGCTGCTGCGCGGCATCGAGCGTCGCCGCCGCAAGGTGTACGTGCCGCGCTCGATCGCCCTCGTCCAGGCGCTGCGGCCGGTGGTGCTCAGCGGGTTCGCCGACGCGCTCGTCGACCGGTTCGGCGGCGCGGAGCTGGCGGAGCAGATGGAGGTGGAGGTACGCCGCCTCGGGCGGTCCTTCGGCCGGACCTCGGTGGAGGAAGGCGGGACGTGA
- a CDS encoding NAD(P)/FAD-dependent oxidoreductase, with product MEIDIAVVGAGFGGLGAAIQLQRAGFTDLLVFDRGDDVGGTWRDNTYPGCACDVPSHLYSFSFAPHPHWSHTYSGQPEIQDYLRDCADRFGVRPKLRLRHELRRADWDARRGRWRLDTSGGEYTARVLICAAGPLSEPALPGIPGLDTFAGTVFHSARWRHDHDLTGRRVAVIGTGASAIQFVPRIQPAVERLTLFQRTPAWIMPRRSRRVTRLEQAAYRHLPGAQRGVRAAIYLVRDAMAVGFLHPTVNRVAARVSLRMLRRQVAEPRLRATLTPRYAMGCKRVLISNDYWPALTRQNVDVVSAGISRIAADGLVTDDGTHHPADTIILGTGFHVTDPPVASRIHGRGGRSLADAWAAGMQAYRGTTVAGFPNLFFLLGPNTGLGHTSVVLMIEAQLRLVVDALRHLRATGATAIEPTAEAQRHWTEWVDRRMRGTVWQAGCASWYLDGNGRNTTVWPGYVTGYRRRLRRFRPADHHTVGGRDRNLERADAV from the coding sequence ATGGAGATCGACATCGCCGTCGTCGGGGCCGGCTTCGGCGGGCTGGGCGCGGCGATCCAGTTGCAGCGGGCCGGCTTCACCGACCTCCTCGTCTTCGACCGGGGTGACGACGTCGGCGGGACCTGGCGGGACAACACCTACCCCGGCTGCGCCTGCGACGTGCCGTCGCACCTGTACTCGTTCTCGTTCGCGCCCCACCCGCACTGGTCGCACACCTACTCCGGGCAGCCGGAGATCCAGGACTACCTGCGCGACTGCGCGGACCGCTTCGGCGTACGCCCGAAGCTGCGGTTGCGCCACGAACTGCGCCGGGCCGACTGGGACGCCCGGCGCGGACGCTGGCGGTTGGACACCTCCGGCGGCGAGTACACCGCCCGGGTGCTGATCTGCGCCGCCGGCCCACTCAGCGAACCCGCCCTGCCGGGCATCCCCGGCCTCGACACCTTCGCCGGCACCGTCTTCCACTCCGCCCGCTGGCGGCACGACCACGACCTGACCGGTCGGCGGGTGGCGGTGATCGGCACCGGCGCCTCGGCGATCCAGTTCGTGCCCCGCATCCAGCCGGCCGTCGAGCGGCTGACCCTGTTCCAGCGCACCCCCGCCTGGATCATGCCGCGCCGGTCGCGCCGCGTCACCCGGCTGGAGCAGGCCGCGTACCGCCATCTGCCCGGCGCGCAACGCGGCGTCCGGGCCGCGATCTACCTGGTCCGCGACGCGATGGCGGTCGGCTTCCTGCATCCGACGGTGAACCGGGTCGCCGCCCGGGTCTCGCTGCGGATGCTGCGCCGCCAGGTCGCCGAGCCCCGGCTGCGGGCCACGCTCACCCCGCGCTACGCCATGGGCTGCAAGCGGGTGCTCATCTCCAACGACTACTGGCCCGCCCTGACCCGGCAGAACGTCGACGTGGTCAGCGCGGGCATCAGCCGGATCGCCGCCGACGGGCTGGTCACCGACGACGGCACCCACCACCCGGCCGACACGATCATCCTCGGCACCGGCTTCCACGTCACCGATCCGCCGGTCGCCTCCCGCATCCACGGGCGGGGCGGACGCAGCCTCGCCGACGCCTGGGCCGCCGGCATGCAGGCGTACCGGGGCACCACCGTCGCCGGGTTCCCCAACCTGTTCTTCCTGCTCGGCCCGAACACCGGGCTCGGGCACACCTCGGTGGTACTGATGATCGAGGCACAGTTGCGCCTGGTCGTCGACGCGCTGCGGCACCTGCGCGCCACCGGCGCGACCGCCATCGAACCCACCGCCGAGGCGCAGCGGCACTGGACCGAGTGGGTGGACCGGCGGATGCGCGGTACCGTCTGGCAGGCCGGCTGTGCCAGCTGGTATCTCGACGGCAACGGTCGCAACACCACCGTCTGGCCGGGGTACGTCACCGGCTACCGGCGGCGGTTGCGCCGTTTCCGTCCCGCCGACCACCACACGGTCGGCGGCCGCGACCGGAACCTGGAGCGCGCCGATGCGGTATGA
- a CDS encoding acyltransferase domain-containing protein, with translation MDLGAAAARLGVVIEEVERVHRLAGDRPSAPLPARADAPAILDRLAVRPDDAAEIMAGWPDPGSPLWTPELRWLLDRSIALVRADLGGHGWLPPGPALPRDRGPAWRHLYVYAYLALVDVVREYHRDHGITDAVSWVTLADLGRNLAIDRRMRREGWPVMQSWLTLHARGGVYELGRLHHQRGGTAIGLHIPDSGPLTPEAVAASLDAARAFFPRHFPDEHYTAFSCGSWLLDPQLLEYLPEDSNIVRFQRRFELEPYEEPEGLDADVEVLRFVFRTLTTPLDRLPRRTILQRAIVDHLTAGRHWRWRHGRFPI, from the coding sequence GTGGATCTGGGTGCCGCCGCCGCCCGGCTCGGGGTGGTCATCGAGGAGGTCGAGCGGGTGCACCGGCTCGCCGGTGACCGGCCGTCGGCTCCGCTGCCCGCCAGGGCCGACGCGCCCGCGATCCTCGACCGGCTCGCGGTGCGGCCGGACGACGCCGCCGAGATCATGGCGGGCTGGCCCGACCCCGGCTCTCCGCTGTGGACTCCGGAGCTGCGCTGGCTGCTCGACCGCTCGATCGCCCTGGTCCGCGCCGATCTCGGGGGCCACGGCTGGTTGCCGCCCGGTCCGGCGCTGCCGCGTGACCGCGGCCCCGCCTGGCGGCATCTCTACGTGTACGCGTACCTGGCCCTGGTCGACGTCGTCAGGGAGTACCACCGTGACCATGGCATCACCGATGCGGTGTCCTGGGTGACCCTCGCGGATCTGGGCCGCAACCTCGCGATCGACCGGCGGATGCGCCGCGAGGGCTGGCCGGTCATGCAGAGCTGGCTGACGCTGCACGCGCGCGGCGGCGTCTACGAGCTGGGCCGGCTGCACCACCAGCGCGGCGGCACCGCCATCGGCCTGCACATTCCCGATTCGGGACCACTGACCCCGGAGGCGGTCGCGGCGTCGCTCGACGCGGCCCGCGCGTTCTTCCCGCGCCACTTCCCCGACGAGCACTACACGGCGTTCTCCTGCGGCTCGTGGCTGCTCGACCCGCAGCTGCTGGAGTACCTGCCCGAGGACTCCAACATCGTCCGGTTCCAGCGGAGGTTCGAGCTGGAACCCTACGAGGAACCGGAAGGACTGGACGCCGACGTCGAGGTGCTGCGGTTCGTGTTCCGCACCCTCACCACGCCGCTCGACCGGCTACCCCGCCGTACTATCCTCCAGCGCGCGATCGTCGATCACTTGACGGCCGGCCGGCACTGGCGCTGGCGCCACGGCCGCTTCCCGATCTAG
- the glpK gene encoding glycerol kinase GlpK, which produces MADFVGAVDQGTTSTRFMIFDHAGNEVGRHQLEHQQILPRAGWVEHNPVEIWERTQTVVRTALNTHSLAASDLAALGITNQRETAVVWNRRTGRPYHNAIVWQDTRTDRIASALARDGRGEVIRRRAGVPPATYFSGGKIQWILENVDGVRAAAERGEAIFGNTDTWLLWHLTGGVDGGRHVTDPTNASRTMLMDLETLDWDDELLSFFDIPRAMLPRIVPSSDPDAYGATLPNGPFAGPVPITGDLGDQQAATVGQVCFAPGEAKNTYGTGNFMLLNTGTEIVRSKAGLLTTVCYQFAGQPPTYALEGSIAVTGSAVQWLRDQLKIINSAAQSEDLARQVTDNGGVYFVPAFSGLFAPYWRSDARGAIVGLSRYNTDAHIARATLEAICYQSRDVAEAMEQDSGVRLECLKVDGGVTVNDLCMQLQADILGVPVSRPVVAETTALGAAYAAGLAVGFWRNTDELRENWNESRRWQPSWSPEERATGYAGWRKAVRRTLDWVDVG; this is translated from the coding sequence ATGGCTGATTTCGTCGGCGCCGTTGACCAGGGCACCACCAGCACCCGATTCATGATCTTCGACCACGCTGGCAACGAGGTCGGCCGGCACCAGCTCGAACACCAGCAGATCCTGCCGCGGGCCGGCTGGGTGGAGCACAACCCGGTGGAGATCTGGGAACGGACCCAGACCGTCGTCCGCACGGCGCTGAACACGCACAGCCTGGCCGCGTCCGACCTGGCGGCCCTGGGCATCACCAACCAGCGGGAGACCGCCGTGGTGTGGAACCGGCGCACCGGCCGGCCGTACCACAACGCGATCGTGTGGCAGGACACCCGCACCGACCGCATCGCCTCGGCGTTGGCGCGCGACGGGCGGGGCGAGGTCATCCGGCGTCGGGCTGGCGTGCCGCCGGCGACCTACTTCTCCGGCGGCAAGATCCAGTGGATCCTGGAGAACGTCGACGGGGTCCGGGCGGCCGCCGAGCGCGGCGAGGCGATCTTCGGCAACACCGATACCTGGCTGCTCTGGCACCTCACCGGCGGCGTCGACGGCGGCCGCCACGTCACCGACCCCACCAACGCCAGCCGTACGATGCTGATGGATCTGGAGACCCTGGACTGGGACGACGAACTGCTGTCCTTCTTCGACATCCCCCGCGCCATGCTGCCGCGGATCGTCCCGTCGTCCGATCCGGACGCCTACGGCGCCACGCTGCCGAACGGCCCCTTCGCCGGCCCGGTCCCGATCACCGGGGACCTGGGCGACCAGCAGGCCGCCACCGTCGGGCAGGTCTGCTTCGCGCCGGGCGAGGCCAAGAACACCTACGGTACGGGCAACTTCATGCTGCTCAACACCGGTACGGAGATCGTCCGGTCGAAGGCCGGCCTGCTCACCACCGTCTGTTACCAGTTCGCCGGCCAGCCGCCGACCTACGCCCTGGAGGGCTCCATCGCCGTCACCGGTTCGGCCGTGCAGTGGCTCCGCGACCAGCTGAAGATCATCAACAGTGCCGCGCAGAGCGAGGACCTCGCCCGCCAGGTCACCGACAACGGCGGGGTCTACTTCGTGCCCGCCTTCTCCGGCCTGTTCGCCCCGTACTGGCGCTCCGACGCCCGGGGCGCCATCGTCGGCCTCTCTCGCTACAACACCGACGCCCACATCGCGCGGGCCACCCTGGAGGCCATCTGCTACCAGAGCCGGGACGTGGCCGAGGCCATGGAGCAGGACTCCGGCGTACGCCTGGAATGTCTCAAGGTCGACGGCGGCGTCACCGTCAACGACCTGTGCATGCAGTTGCAGGCCGACATCCTCGGCGTGCCGGTCAGCCGGCCGGTGGTGGCCGAGACGACCGCCCTCGGCGCGGCCTACGCCGCCGGGCTGGCCGTCGGCTTCTGGCGGAACACCGACGAACTGCGGGAGAACTGGAACGAGAGCCGACGCTGGCAGCCGTCGTGGTCGCCGGAGGAGCGCGCGACCGGGTACGCGGGCTGGCGCAAGGCGGTGCGGCGCACGCTCGACTGGGTCGACGTCGGCTGA